A region from the Brachyspira hampsonii genome encodes:
- the gyrB gene encoding DNA topoisomerase (ATP-hydrolyzing) subunit B has protein sequence MAAEKTYSSKNIQVLEGLDPVRKRPGMYIGSTGAQGLHHLVYEVVDNSIDEAMAGYCKNITVTIEKDNIIKVEDDGRGIPVDMHPKLKISALEVVMTKLHAGGKFDNETYKVSGGLHGVGVSVVNALSTELIAEVNKDGKLYRQVYHRGVPEEPVKEVGTSTKTGTTVTFKADADIFETTIYDYKILANRLRELAFLNRGIRITLTDKREAEVVSNEFYYEGGIEMFITHLNENKKALHDKPIYLHKTEDKTDVEVAMQYVDAYNENIFTYCNNINTTEGGTHLVGFRTALTRVYTDFAKKLELDKKNKITFMGEDTREGLVAVVSVKIPNPQFEGQTKTKLGNTEVRAVTEKLVVEGLNDYFSQNPKVIKAILEKIISAAQAREAARKARDLARRKNALESDSLPGKLADCSEQEVDKCEVYLVEGDSAGGTAKGGRDRHFQAILPLRGKVLNVEKARLDKIIDNESLKPIIAALGCGVGSSFDISKIRYGRVIIMADADIDGSHIRTLLLTFFFRYMRPLIDLGHIFIAVPPLYKISFDKKNFVYAYSDEQRDKILSENKDRKYDIQRYKGLGEMNADQLWETTMNPETRLMYQVLTEDAEKADQLFSMLMGDEVKPRRDFIESNARYVKNLDV, from the coding sequence ATGGCTGCAGAAAAAACATATAGCTCGAAAAACATTCAAGTTTTAGAAGGATTAGACCCTGTTAGAAAGCGTCCTGGTATGTACATAGGCTCTACAGGTGCTCAAGGTTTGCATCACTTAGTATATGAGGTTGTAGACAATAGTATAGATGAAGCTATGGCAGGATATTGTAAGAATATAACTGTTACTATAGAAAAAGATAATATAATAAAAGTAGAAGATGACGGAAGAGGCATACCTGTAGATATGCATCCTAAACTAAAGATTTCTGCTTTAGAAGTTGTTATGACTAAATTGCATGCCGGCGGTAAATTTGATAATGAAACATATAAAGTATCAGGCGGTTTGCATGGTGTTGGTGTATCTGTAGTTAATGCTTTAAGTACAGAGTTAATAGCTGAAGTTAATAAAGACGGTAAATTATACAGACAAGTATATCATAGAGGAGTTCCGGAAGAGCCTGTAAAAGAAGTGGGTACAAGCACAAAAACAGGAACAACTGTAACATTTAAAGCTGATGCTGATATATTTGAAACCACAATATATGACTATAAGATTCTTGCAAACAGATTAAGAGAATTAGCTTTCTTAAACAGAGGCATAAGAATAACACTTACAGACAAAAGAGAAGCTGAAGTTGTAAGCAATGAATTCTACTATGAGGGCGGTATAGAGATGTTCATTACCCACCTTAATGAGAATAAAAAAGCATTGCATGACAAACCTATTTATCTTCATAAAACAGAGGATAAAACTGATGTAGAAGTAGCTATGCAGTATGTTGATGCTTATAATGAAAATATATTTACATACTGTAATAATATTAATACAACAGAAGGCGGTACTCATTTAGTTGGATTCAGAACTGCTTTAACAAGAGTTTATACTGATTTTGCCAAAAAACTTGAATTAGATAAAAAAAATAAAATAACATTTATGGGAGAGGATACAAGAGAAGGTTTGGTTGCTGTAGTATCTGTAAAAATACCTAATCCTCAGTTTGAAGGACAGACAAAAACTAAATTAGGAAATACAGAAGTTCGTGCTGTAACTGAAAAACTTGTAGTGGAAGGTTTAAATGACTATTTCTCACAAAACCCAAAAGTTATAAAGGCTATATTAGAAAAAATAATATCTGCTGCACAGGCTAGAGAAGCTGCAAGAAAGGCAAGAGATTTAGCCAGAAGAAAAAATGCATTAGAAAGCGATTCTTTACCGGGAAAATTAGCTGACTGTTCAGAGCAGGAAGTTGATAAATGCGAAGTATATCTTGTAGAGGGAGACTCTGCAGGCGGTACTGCTAAAGGAGGAAGGGACAGACATTTCCAAGCCATTTTACCGCTTAGAGGTAAAGTTTTGAATGTAGAAAAAGCTAGACTAGACAAAATCATAGATAATGAAAGTTTGAAGCCTATAATAGCAGCGTTAGGATGCGGCGTTGGTTCTTCATTTGATATATCAAAGATAAGATATGGAAGAGTTATTATAATGGCTGATGCTGATATTGACGGCTCTCATATAAGAACTTTGCTTTTAACATTCTTCTTTAGATATATGCGTCCTTTAATAGATTTAGGTCATATATTTATAGCTGTTCCCCCATTGTATAAAATAAGTTTTGACAAGAAAAATTTTGTATATGCTTATTCTGATGAACAAAGAGATAAAATTTTATCTGAAAATAAAGACAGAAAATATGATATACAGAGATATAAAGGTTTAGGTGAAATGAATGCTGACCAATTATGGGAAACTACTATGAATCCGGAAACAAGACTTATGTATCAGGTATTAACGGAGGATGCAGAAAAAGCTGATCAATTATTCTCTATGCTTATGGGCGATGAGGTTAAACCTAGGAGAGATTTTATTGAATCTAATGCAAGATATGTTAAAAATTTAGATGTTTAA
- a CDS encoding TM2 domain-containing protein has translation MEVSDRSWVVTLLFAIFLPVHRFYVGKIGTGILYWLTAGGFGIWYIIDIVMILLDQFTDKEGRKLRK, from the coding sequence ATGGAAGTTTCAGATAGAAGCTGGGTTGTTACTTTGCTTTTTGCAATATTTCTTCCTGTTCACAGATTCTATGTTGGAAAAATAGGAACAGGCATATTATATTGGCTTACTGCAGGAGGATTTGGTATATGGTACATTATAGATATTGTAATGATACTATTAGATCAATTTACTGATAAAGAAGGAAGAAAATTAAGAAAATAA
- a CDS encoding bifunctional metallophosphatase/5'-nucleotidase encodes MRRGYIIMSIFLSTLLASISCNNNKDRVYPEGEVNFTIVETTDIHGMIFPYNFITDEEETTSMAHISSYLKQLKNEGRTILLLENGDSLQGQPTVYYYNFVATNEPHIWSEVLNYMNYDVIGVGNHDVEAGHSVYDKLVKELKAPLVAANLIDENSKEPYFKPYTIVEKNGVKIAVLGLMEPAIDRQLPKVLYEGLATEDMVESAKKWIKIIKDKENPDMIIGLFHAGANHTDDKETYKNENASQLVAEQVDGFDIILVGHDHQGWSGLGYDETSKQKTKEVRSPSGKIVPIYGGVNSARYIASIDVSMIYNKDNKTWDIKFNGDLLDPSQFEADKEFLEKFADARANIEEWVSRDIGNLNTKLVSDEAIFGDSYFLSLIHQLQFKIAEKELGEKADISFAAPLSKDAVLNNGIIKVKDMFSLYPYENFFYVMKLTGKQIKDIMEYSYGRWFNTMNDINDHLIAFKKDSNGQLIFNNRYNSYDTITPSYNYESAAGLNYTVDVTRPNGEKVIIESFSDGRPFELDKEYKVAINSYRGSGGGGHLTQGAAIDLKTLQNMDLVLKSTDKDLRYYIINWFEEQNGAITVEKLNNWKVIPEDYVQAGKKKDYKLLYPDN; translated from the coding sequence ATGAGAAGGGGCTATATAATAATGAGTATTTTTTTATCAACATTACTTGCGTCTATATCATGTAATAATAATAAAGATAGAGTTTATCCTGAAGGTGAAGTAAATTTTACTATAGTTGAGACAACAGATATTCATGGAATGATTTTTCCATATAATTTTATTACCGATGAAGAAGAAACTACTTCTATGGCTCATATATCTTCATATTTGAAACAGTTAAAAAATGAAGGCAGAACTATTTTATTGTTAGAAAATGGGGATTCCTTACAAGGTCAGCCAACAGTTTATTATTATAATTTCGTAGCTACTAATGAACCGCATATATGGTCGGAAGTTTTAAATTATATGAATTATGATGTTATAGGAGTTGGAAATCATGATGTTGAGGCTGGGCATAGTGTTTATGATAAACTTGTAAAGGAATTAAAAGCTCCTTTGGTAGCTGCTAACCTAATAGATGAAAATAGTAAAGAGCCTTATTTTAAACCTTACACTATAGTAGAAAAAAATGGTGTAAAAATAGCAGTACTTGGACTTATGGAGCCTGCAATAGATAGACAGTTACCAAAAGTTTTATATGAAGGATTAGCTACTGAGGATATGGTAGAATCTGCTAAAAAGTGGATTAAAATTATAAAAGACAAAGAAAATCCGGATATGATTATAGGGCTTTTTCATGCAGGAGCCAATCATACAGATGATAAAGAGACTTACAAAAATGAAAATGCTAGTCAATTAGTAGCTGAGCAGGTTGATGGTTTTGATATTATACTTGTGGGACATGATCATCAAGGCTGGTCTGGATTAGGTTATGATGAAACTTCAAAGCAAAAAACTAAAGAGGTCAGAAGTCCTAGCGGAAAGATAGTGCCGATATACGGAGGAGTTAATTCGGCTAGATATATAGCTTCTATTGATGTTTCTATGATTTATAATAAAGATAATAAAACTTGGGATATAAAGTTTAATGGTGATTTATTAGATCCTTCTCAGTTTGAAGCAGATAAGGAATTTTTAGAAAAGTTTGCTGATGCAAGGGCCAATATAGAAGAATGGGTAAGCAGAGATATAGGTAATTTAAATACTAAATTAGTTTCAGATGAGGCTATATTTGGAGACAGCTATTTCTTAAGCCTAATACATCAATTGCAGTTTAAAATAGCTGAAAAAGAACTTGGAGAAAAGGCCGATATATCTTTTGCGGCTCCTTTAAGTAAAGATGCCGTTTTGAATAATGGTATAATAAAAGTAAAAGATATGTTTAGTTTGTATCCTTATGAGAATTTCTTCTATGTTATGAAATTGACAGGAAAGCAGATTAAAGATATTATGGAATATTCTTATGGAAGATGGTTTAATACTATGAATGATATTAATGATCATTTAATAGCTTTCAAGAAAGATTCCAATGGGCAATTAATATTTAATAACAGATATAATTCTTATGATACAATAACACCTTCATATAACTATGAGAGTGCTGCAGGGTTAAATTATACTGTTGATGTAACTAGACCTAATGGTGAGAAAGTTATTATAGAATCTTTTTCTGACGGAAGACCTTTTGAGTTAGATAAAGAATATAAAGTTGCTATTAACTCTTATAGAGGAAGCGGCGGCGGCGGACATCTTACTCAAGGTGCGGCAATAGATTTAAAAACATTACAGAATATGGATTTGGTATTAAAATCTACAGATAAAGATTTAAGGTACTATATAATAAATTGGTTTGAAGAACAAAATGGAGCCATTACAGTTGAAAAACTTAATAATTGGAAAGTAATTCCTGAAGATTATGTTCAGGCTGGAAAGAAAAAAGATTATAAACTTTTATATCCTGATAATTAA
- the pepF gene encoding oligoendopeptidase F has protein sequence MSNENKSNTLTERKDVKIEDTWDLTLLYKNDDEFEKDFKAMEDFSKEAVKFKGNLSKSAAELKNILDSIMNASIILDKLGSYAFLKQTEDLTNNDSNVKVARFAKLSSEISANLSYFDPELMSIDDEKMNSFLKDEVLKDYLIYLRNILKYKPHTLSEKEERILALQGELASTASNVFDTLNDADLNFGELEYNGEKTPLTHATFSSFQESQDREIRKNSYNQFYKEYDKHKNTLAELYASQIKQDIFDAKIRNYNSVREMELFADDIPVSVYDSLIESVHNALPAVHSYYEYCADKLGINDFRQYDKYAPVVKDVKIHHTFDDAIEVLSKALSPLGEEYVSTLTKGLNSRWVDKYENKGKTSGAFSAGCYTSEPYILMNFRDESIESVFTLAHEAGHSMHSYYSRKNNPFQHHDYSIFEAEVASTFNEKLLFNYFMQNESKKEVKAFLLNKDINGFVATVFRQTMFAEFEHIIHKEAEEGNPTTLELIRTVYKDLLKKYFGEKAVLEETSDLEALRIPHFYRSFYVYKYATGMSAAVALSNGVLEGNAKNDYTNRDNYLKFLKSGGSRTPIENLKVAGVDMTKPKVVESALKLFAKEVEELKALN, from the coding sequence ATGAGTAATGAAAATAAATCAAATACTTTAACAGAAAGAAAAGATGTAAAAATAGAAGATACTTGGGATTTGACTTTATTATATAAAAATGATGATGAGTTTGAAAAAGATTTTAAAGCAATGGAAGATTTTTCAAAAGAAGCTGTAAAGTTCAAAGGAAATCTTTCAAAATCAGCCGCTGAATTAAAAAATATATTAGACTCTATAATGAATGCTTCTATTATATTAGATAAACTAGGCTCTTATGCTTTTTTAAAACAAACAGAAGATTTAACAAATAATGATTCTAATGTGAAAGTGGCTAGATTTGCAAAACTCTCTTCAGAGATTTCCGCCAATTTAAGTTACTTTGATCCTGAATTAATGAGTATAGATGATGAAAAGATGAATAGCTTTTTGAAAGATGAAGTATTAAAAGATTATTTAATATACTTAAGAAATATACTAAAATATAAGCCTCATACATTATCAGAAAAAGAGGAAAGAATACTAGCATTACAAGGCGAATTAGCTTCAACAGCTTCAAATGTTTTTGATACTTTAAATGATGCTGATTTGAATTTCGGTGAATTAGAATATAATGGAGAAAAAACGCCATTAACACATGCAACATTCTCTAGTTTCCAAGAAAGCCAAGACAGAGAAATAAGAAAAAACAGTTATAATCAATTTTATAAAGAATATGATAAACATAAAAATACTTTGGCAGAGCTTTATGCAAGCCAAATCAAACAGGATATATTTGATGCCAAAATAAGAAACTATAACAGTGTTCGTGAAATGGAATTATTTGCTGATGATATACCTGTAAGCGTTTATGATAGTTTAATTGAAAGTGTGCATAATGCTTTGCCTGCTGTACATAGCTATTATGAATACTGTGCTGATAAATTAGGAATTAATGATTTCAGACAGTATGATAAATATGCCCCTGTTGTTAAAGATGTTAAAATACATCATACATTTGATGATGCTATAGAAGTTTTAAGTAAAGCATTATCTCCTTTAGGCGAAGAATATGTATCAACTCTTACAAAAGGACTCAATTCAAGATGGGTTGATAAATACGAAAATAAAGGTAAAACAAGCGGTGCATTCTCTGCAGGATGCTATACATCAGAGCCTTATATATTAATGAACTTCAGAGATGAAAGTATTGAATCAGTATTTACATTGGCACATGAAGCAGGACATAGTATGCATAGTTACTACAGCAGAAAAAATAATCCTTTTCAGCATCATGACTACAGTATATTTGAGGCAGAAGTTGCATCCACTTTTAATGAAAAACTTTTATTTAATTATTTTATGCAAAATGAAAGCAAAAAAGAAGTTAAGGCATTCTTACTTAATAAAGATATAAACGGATTTGTTGCTACAGTATTCAGACAGACTATGTTTGCAGAGTTTGAGCATATTATTCATAAAGAAGCTGAAGAAGGCAATCCAACAACATTAGAGCTTATAAGAACAGTCTATAAAGATTTGCTTAAAAAATATTTCGGAGAAAAAGCTGTACTTGAAGAAACAAGCGATTTAGAGGCTTTGAGAATACCTCATTTCTACCGCTCATTCTATGTTTATAAATATGCTACAGGTATGTCTGCTGCTGTTGCTTTATCTAACGGAGTGCTTGAAGGAAATGCTAAGAATGATTATACAAACAGAGATAATTACTTAAAATTCTTAAAAAGCGGAGGAAGCAGAACTCCTATAGAGAATTTAAAAGTTGCCGGTGTAGATATGACTAAACCTAAAGTAGTAGAAAGTGCTTTGAAATTATTTGCTAAAGAGGTTGAGGAATTGAAGGCATTAAATTGA
- a CDS encoding ABC transporter substrate-binding protein: protein MKKIKLIFIILFIFIGSLYTQEMYLLSGPTGIGGLKMLKDYKGVNIHFVNAPNNMLSLIVKGEADIAAIPANMAAIIFNRQLDYKVIAVISETQLFIVSANEKIQTINDIKNKTVYCGTKLAAPDLMLQYLISKENLPKVNINYSLSNPDLAKAVASKNADIAILPEPFVSSAMLENKDVHIVVEMSKYIEKYPVAVLIAKNSFINHNRALVNEVLQEYKKSTDYIINNKNEIETLIKDSSMIINAKAAVYGMNRMGLTFYSGEKMKFALNSYYNFLYNFDKKLIGNRIPSNEFYYIEK from the coding sequence ATGAAAAAAATAAAGTTAATATTTATAATACTTTTTATTTTTATAGGCAGTCTTTATACTCAGGAAATGTATCTTCTTAGCGGCCCTACAGGAATAGGGGGATTAAAAATGCTTAAAGATTATAAGGGAGTAAATATTCATTTTGTAAATGCTCCTAATAATATGCTTTCATTAATAGTTAAAGGGGAGGCTGATATAGCGGCAATTCCTGCTAATATGGCGGCTATAATTTTTAACAGACAATTAGATTATAAAGTTATTGCTGTAATATCAGAAACTCAGCTTTTTATAGTATCAGCAAATGAAAAAATACAAACTATAAATGATATAAAAAATAAAACTGTATACTGCGGTACTAAATTGGCAGCACCAGATTTGATGCTTCAGTATTTAATATCAAAAGAAAATTTGCCTAAAGTTAATATTAATTATTCTTTAAGTAATCCTGATTTAGCAAAAGCAGTTGCATCAAAAAATGCAGATATTGCAATATTGCCTGAACCTTTTGTATCTTCTGCTATGCTTGAAAATAAAGATGTGCATATAGTTGTTGAAATGTCTAAATATATTGAGAAGTATCCTGTAGCAGTTCTTATTGCGAAAAATAGTTTTATTAATCATAATAGGGCATTAGTTAATGAAGTGCTTCAAGAATATAAAAAATCTACTGATTATATAATAAATAATAAAAATGAAATAGAAACTCTGATAAAAGATTCATCTATGATAATTAATGCTAAAGCTGCTGTTTATGGTATGAATAGAATGGGACTTACTTTTTATAGCGGTGAAAAAATGAAATTTGCTTTGAACAGTTATTATAATTTTTTATACAATTTTGATAAGAAATTAATAGGAAATAGAATACCTTCAAATGAATTCTATTATATAGAAAAATAA
- the thrB gene encoding homoserine kinase — protein sequence MIMNKSDNKKLVTFKIPATSANIGSGFDSVGLALDLYNEIHIYSNDNSKKIEFEISGEGQNEISKDNNMILDAMKLVYKRLKLKPDKGYIIKCINRIPLSRGLGSSSAAIIGGLLSANYILGNKLSIENDILNMSVQLEGHPDNVSPAILGGIISGVVRKDEDFKYVKIKPPKGLKAVIAIPDFYLSTETARNALPKEITFKDAIFNISRAALLTSALFTNRFDLLEVATDDKLHQDYRAKFIPGLKDLFKNTKTAGAYSVTISGAGSSVLSLVKNDENIIKKVSEAMKSSFNKKKINCEIKVLNIPQKGVIIK from the coding sequence ATGATAATGAATAAATCTGACAATAAGAAACTTGTAACTTTTAAAATACCTGCTACATCTGCAAATATTGGTTCCGGATTCGATAGTGTAGGTCTTGCTTTAGATTTATATAATGAAATACATATATACTCAAATGATAATTCAAAAAAAATAGAATTTGAAATAAGCGGAGAAGGTCAAAACGAGATATCAAAAGACAATAATATGATACTTGATGCTATGAAATTGGTATATAAAAGATTAAAGTTAAAGCCGGATAAAGGATATATAATAAAATGCATAAATAGAATACCGCTTTCAAGAGGGCTTGGAAGCAGTTCTGCCGCTATCATAGGAGGACTTCTTTCTGCTAATTATATACTTGGAAATAAACTTTCTATTGAAAATGATATATTAAATATGTCAGTTCAGCTTGAAGGACATCCTGATAATGTATCGCCTGCTATATTAGGAGGTATTATATCTGGCGTAGTTCGTAAAGATGAGGATTTTAAATATGTAAAAATAAAACCGCCTAAAGGTTTAAAAGCTGTGATTGCTATTCCTGATTTTTATTTGAGCACAGAAACTGCTAGAAATGCACTTCCTAAAGAAATAACTTTCAAAGATGCTATATTTAATATTTCTAGAGCAGCACTTCTCACTTCTGCGTTATTTACAAATAGATTTGATTTACTTGAAGTTGCTACAGATGATAAACTGCATCAGGATTACAGAGCTAAATTTATACCGGGCTTAAAAGATTTATTTAAGAATACTAAAACTGCAGGAGCATATTCTGTTACAATAAGCGGAGCTGGTTCTTCTGTACTTTCACTTGTAAAAAATGATGAAAATATAATTAAAAAAGTTTCTGAAGCTATGAAAAGCAGCTTTAATAAAAAGAAAATAAACTGTGAAATAAAAGTTTTGAATATACCTCAAAAAGGTGTTATAATAAAATAG
- a CDS encoding NAD(P)-binding domain-containing protein: protein MDNKYDLIIVGGGPGGIAASVEASILEIKKVLLIEKGDNHSTTIRKFYKDDKRVDKDYKGEALDLKGNIKFETATKGDVLDLFSECLFGNYIEAMFNTEVESIEKNGEYLDVNTSDNKKYTAKYVVASIGKMGRPNKPDYPIPASLNAVVNFNIYKCKENEKVLVVGGGNSAVEYAYLLGKDNDVTINYRKAEFTRPNEKNLETIKEDIASGKVKAKLGIDITSIEDKEGKVLVHYTDGTEDTYDRVIYALGGVAPVDFLKRCNIELDEFGVPKVNENHESSVKNLFIAGDILYKSGGSIAKALNAGFDIVKYIHELVKNS from the coding sequence ATGGATAATAAATATGACTTAATTATAGTAGGAGGCGGTCCGGGAGGAATTGCTGCTTCTGTTGAGGCTTCTATATTAGAAATAAAAAAAGTTCTTTTAATAGAAAAAGGAGATAATCACTCCACAACTATCAGAAAATTTTATAAAGATGATAAAAGAGTTGATAAAGATTATAAGGGTGAGGCTTTAGATTTAAAGGGAAACATAAAATTTGAAACTGCAACCAAAGGCGATGTATTGGACTTATTCAGCGAATGTTTATTCGGAAACTATATAGAGGCTATGTTTAATACTGAAGTTGAATCTATAGAGAAAAATGGAGAATATTTAGATGTAAACACTTCTGATAATAAAAAATATACAGCAAAATATGTTGTGGCTTCTATTGGTAAAATGGGAAGACCTAATAAACCAGATTATCCTATACCGGCTAGTCTTAATGCTGTAGTAAATTTCAATATTTATAAATGCAAAGAAAATGAAAAAGTTTTGGTTGTAGGCGGAGGAAATTCAGCTGTTGAATATGCTTATTTGTTAGGAAAAGACAATGATGTTACAATTAACTATAGAAAAGCTGAATTCACAAGACCAAATGAAAAGAATTTGGAAACTATTAAAGAAGATATAGCAAGCGGAAAGGTAAAAGCAAAACTTGGAATTGATATAACTTCAATAGAAGATAAAGAGGGAAAAGTATTAGTACATTATACTGATGGTACAGAAGATACTTATGACAGAGTAATATATGCATTAGGAGGTGTTGCTCCTGTAGACTTCTTAAAAAGATGCAATATAGAATTAGATGAGTTTGGAGTACCTAAAGTTAATGAAAATCATGAAAGCTCAGTTAAAAATTTATTTATAGCAGGAGATATACTATATAAATCAGGCGGATCTATTGCTAAAGCATTAAATGCAGGATTTGATATAGTTAAATATATACATGAATTAGTAAAGAATTCTTAA
- a CDS encoding PTS sugar transporter subunit IIB produces the protein MLKVLVVCANGTGTSLMMKEKAQMALIKLGVENLSIDHCDMNHCKTGDYDLIFCPNSFIDDFKHTEQNGTKVIGITNILSEEEFKQKLEASEYLDELKHK, from the coding sequence ATGTTAAAAGTATTGGTAGTTTGTGCAAATGGAACAGGCACTAGTTTAATGATGAAAGAAAAAGCTCAAATGGCTTTGATAAAATTAGGAGTAGAAAATTTATCAATTGACCATTGCGATATGAATCATTGTAAAACAGGCGATTATGATTTAATTTTCTGCCCTAATAGCTTTATTGATGATTTCAAACATACCGAACAAAACGGTACTAAAGTAATAGGGATAACAAATATATTATCTGAAGAAGAGTTTAAACAAAAACTTGAGGCTTCAGAATATTTAGATGAATTAAAACATAAATAA
- the nadD gene encoding nicotinate (nicotinamide) nucleotide adenylyltransferase produces MKIAILGGTFDPPHLGHLILADTVITNCNYDKVIFIPAKIPPHKNISGEVSNEDRLNMLKFSIENDERFLLDEYELRNEGVSYTINTLNYLHKNYDIDGKIGLIIGADLVKDFDKWREPERIAEISDITVVNREDDKNLYKENIDKYNIKVIMAPRVDISSSLIRNRIKEKKGFRYFITEKVYDYIVSKKLYL; encoded by the coding sequence ATGAAAATAGCTATTCTAGGCGGTACTTTTGATCCTCCTCATTTAGGGCATTTAATATTGGCTGATACTGTTATAACTAACTGCAATTATGATAAAGTAATTTTTATACCGGCAAAAATTCCTCCCCATAAAAATATAAGCGGCGAGGTGTCAAATGAAGACAGACTTAATATGCTTAAATTTTCTATAGAAAATGATGAAAGATTTTTATTAGATGAATATGAACTTCGTAATGAAGGAGTTTCATATACTATAAATACATTGAATTATCTGCATAAAAATTATGATATTGATGGAAAAATCGGACTTATAATAGGTGCTGACTTGGTAAAAGATTTTGATAAATGGAGAGAGCCTGAAAGAATTGCTGAGATATCAGATATAACTGTTGTAAATAGGGAAGATGATAAAAATCTATATAAAGAAAATATTGATAAATATAATATTAAAGTTATAATGGCACCTCGTGTAGATATATCATCAAGTCTTATTAGAAATAGAATAAAAGAAAAAAAAGGATTCAGATATTTTATAACAGAAAAAGTTTATGATTATATAGTATCAAAGAAATTATATTTATAA
- the thrC gene encoding threonine synthase produces MKSWKGLLREYRKYLPVTNKTPLITLHEGNTPLIKAERIGRDLDIELYLKYDGLNPTGSFKDRGMVMAVAKALEGRDTKAIMCASTGNTSASAAAYAARSGIDCIVVIPDGNIALGKLAQALMYGAKVIAIKGNFDEALKAVVDITNKYPITLVNSINPFRLQGQKTSAFEICDVLGKAPDYLAVPVGNAGNISAYWMGFKEYKENGKISNLPKMIGFEAEGCAAIVQNKIIENPQTLATAIKIGNPASWKLAVKASKESKGFINSVTDDEILEAYKMLTIEEGVFAEPASAASLAGVIKSRKDGKIKKGDTVVSVLTGNGLKDPDNAIKICNEPIRVDNNIEEIRKAIGI; encoded by the coding sequence ATGAAATCATGGAAAGGACTCTTGAGAGAATACAGAAAATATTTACCTGTAACAAATAAAACCCCATTAATAACCTTGCATGAAGGAAATACCCCTTTGATAAAAGCTGAAAGGATAGGAAGGGATTTAGATATAGAATTATATTTAAAATATGACGGACTTAATCCTACAGGTTCTTTTAAAGACAGAGGTATGGTAATGGCTGTTGCTAAAGCACTTGAAGGCAGAGATACTAAAGCTATAATGTGTGCTTCTACAGGAAACACATCTGCATCTGCTGCTGCGTATGCTGCTAGAAGCGGTATAGATTGTATAGTTGTTATACCTGACGGAAATATTGCTTTGGGTAAATTAGCTCAGGCTTTGATGTATGGTGCTAAAGTTATAGCTATTAAAGGAAATTTTGATGAGGCTCTAAAGGCTGTTGTTGATATTACGAATAAATATCCTATTACATTAGTAAACTCTATTAATCCTTTCAGACTTCAGGGACAAAAGACTTCAGCATTTGAAATTTGCGATGTTTTAGGAAAAGCTCCTGATTATTTAGCTGTACCTGTTGGAAATGCTGGAAACATATCGGCATATTGGATGGGTTTTAAAGAATATAAAGAAAATGGAAAAATATCTAATCTTCCAAAGATGATAGGTTTTGAGGCTGAAGGCTGTGCTGCTATAGTACAAAATAAAATAATAGAGAATCCTCAAACATTAGCTACTGCAATAAAAATAGGAAATCCTGCCAGTTGGAAACTTGCTGTTAAAGCTTCTAAAGAATCTAAAGGATTTATTAATTCCGTTACTGATGATGAGATATTAGAGGCCTATAAAATGCTTACAATAGAAGAAGGTGTATTTGCAGAACCTGCTTCTGCTGCTTCGCTTGCTGGTGTAATAAAAAGCCGTAAAGATGGAAAAATAAAGAAAGGAGATACTGTTGTTTCTGTATTAACAGGAAACGGACTTAAAGATCCTGACAATGCAATTAAAATCTGTAATGAGCCTATAAGAGTTGATAACAATATAGAAGAAATAAGGAAAGCCATAGGAATATGA